In Chanodichthys erythropterus isolate Z2021 chromosome 7, ASM2448905v1, whole genome shotgun sequence, a genomic segment contains:
- the LOC137023541 gene encoding LOW QUALITY PROTEIN: dynein heavy chain (The sequence of the model RefSeq protein was modified relative to this genomic sequence to represent the inferred CDS: substituted 1 base at 1 genomic stop codon) — MVESKECRGDVEPTGSTSSRAGRWEARGGAQEPHGASSGSRAEEHNDTSGSDGSRELDKTNGEDGTRKSGRDIRRKISGQNRNIQMARWNQHERQRLEAHVTRRVTPAVSSTTSIPPVPCSCSVAYSIHRVTYSIHSVAYSIHSVAYSIHRVVYSLQSVAYFIHRVTYSKGSHTPYIALSTPYIVSSTPHIVSSTPYIVSSTPYIGLAYSIHSVTYSIHSVTYSIHSVTYSIHSVVYSIHSVAYSIYSITYSIHSVFYSLHRVAYSIHSVIYSRHRVAYSIHSVIYSIHRVAYSIHSVTYSIHSVVYSIHSVAYSIYSITYSIHSVFYSIHSLTYSIHSVAYSLRSVVYSIHSVAYSIHSVIXSIHRVVYSIHNVIYSLRSVSYSIQSVVYPFHSVAYPIHSVTYSLHSVAYSIHSVAYPIHVVTPYIVSSTRYIVLPIPYSVAYSLHSFAYSLHSVAYSIHSVAYSLHSVTYSLHSVAYSIHSVAYPIHVVYSIHSVAYSLHSVTYSLHSVAYSIHSVTYSLHIVAYSIHSFIYSIHSVAYSIHSVAYSIYSLTYSIHSVICSLHSVVYTLHSVTYSIHSVSYSIHSVIYSIHCVVYSIHSVVYSTHSVAYSRQCHLLPP, encoded by the exons ATGGTGGAGTCGAAGGAATGCAGAGGCGATGTGGAGCCGACGGGCTCAACCTCAAGTCGAGCTGGTAGATGGGAGGCCCGAGGTGGAGCCCAAGAGCCACATGGAGCAAGCAGCGGGAGCAGAGCCGAGGAGCACAACGACACCAGTGGCTCCGATGGATCCAGGGAATTGGACAAAACCAACGGAGAAGATGGGACTAGGAAGTCAGGCAGGGATATCAGGAGGAAGATTTCCGGACAGAACCGGAACATCCAGATGGCCAGATGGAACCAGCATGAAAGGCAAAGACTCGAGG CTCATGTTACCCGGAGAGTCACCCCAGCTGTATCCTCCACCACCAGTATTCCACCAGTGCCCTGTTCTTGCAG TGTCGCCTACTCCATACATAGGGTCACATACTCCATACATAGCGTCGCCTACTCAATACATAGTGTTGCCTACTCCATACATAGGGTCGTCTACTCTCTACAAAGTGTTGCCTACTTCATACATAGGGTCACCTACTCCAAAGGGTCGCATACTCCATACATAGCGTTGTCTACTCCATACATAGTGTCATCTACTCCCCACATAGTGTCATCTACTCCATACATAGTGTCATCTACTCCATACATAGG CCTTGCCTACTCCATACATAGTGTCACCTACTCCATACATAGTGTCACCTACTCCATACATAGTGTCACCTACTCCATACATAGTGTCGTCTACTCCATACATAGTGTTGCCTACTCCATATATAGTATTACCTACTCCATACATAGTGTCTTCTACTCCCTACATAGGGTTGCCTACTCCATACATAGTGTCATCTACTCCCGACATAGGGTTGCCTACTCCATACACAGTGTCATCTACTCCATACATAGGGTCGCCTACTCCATACATAGTGTCACCTACTCCATACATAGTGTCGTCTACTCCATACATAGTGTTGCCTACTCCATATATAGTATTACCTACTCCATACATAGTGTCTTCTACTCCATACATAGTCTCACCTACTCTATACATAGTGTCGCCTACTCCCTACGTAGTGTCGTCTACTCCATACATAGTGTGGCCTACTCCATACATAGTGTCATCTAGTCCATTCATAGGGTTGTGTACTCCATACATAATGTCATCTACTCCCTACGTAGTGTCTCCTACTCCATACAGAGTGTCGTCTACCCCTTTCATAGTGTCGCCTACCCCATACATAGTGTCACCTACTCCCTACATAGTGTCGCCTACTCCATACATAGTGTTGCCTACCCCATACA TGTCGTCACTCCATACATAGTTTCATCTACTCGATACATAGTGTTGCCTATTCCATACAGTGTGGCCTACTCCCTACATAGTTTTGCCTACTCCCTACATAGTGTTGCCTACTCCATACATAGTGTTGCCTACTCCCTACATAGTGTCACCTACTCCCTACATAGTGTCGCCTACTCCATACATAGTGTTGCCTACCCCATACA TGTCGTCTACTCCATACATAGTGTTGCCTACTCCCTACATAGTGTCACCTACTCCCTACATAGTGTCGCCTACTCCATACATAGTGTCACCTACTCCCTACATATTGTCGCCTACTCCATACATAGTTTCATCTACTCCATACATAGTGTTGCCTATTCCATACATAGTGTGGCCTACTCCATATATAGTCTCACCTACTCCATACATAGTGTCATCTGCTCCCTACACAGTGTAGTCTACACCCTACATAGTGTCACCTATTCCATACATAGTGTCAGCTACTCCATTCATAGTGTCATCTACTCTATACATTGTGTCGTATACTCCATACATAGTGTCGTCTACTCCACACATAGTGTTGCTTACTCCAGACAGTGTCATCTACTCCCTCCATAG